The proteins below are encoded in one region of Ricinus communis isolate WT05 ecotype wild-type chromosome 6, ASM1957865v1, whole genome shotgun sequence:
- the LOC107261422 gene encoding uncharacterized protein LOC107261422 has protein sequence MGELKFFLRLQIKQCKDDIFINKSKYTKKLLRKFEKERCKIVKTPMSTSIKLGKDEKGKLIDEKKYKDMISSLLCLIASRPDTMCSACAHFQSSPKEFHLHTVKRTMHLGLWYPKDTSFDITGFSNPDYASSLLDRKSTSRTCHFLGECLFS, from the coding sequence ATGGGTGAGCTCAAGTTCTTTCTAAGATTGCAAATCAAGCAATGCAAGGATGACATCTTCATCAACAAATCCAAGTACACAAAGAAACTTCTTAGAAAGTTTGAAAAGGAAAGATGCAAGATTGTTAAAACACCAATGAGCACATCAATAAAGTTGGGCAAGGATGAGAAGGGTAAGCTTATTGATgagaagaaatataaagatatgATTAGTTCTCTACTTTGTCTCATAGCTTCTAGACCCGATACCATGTGTAGTGCATGTGCTCATTTTCAATCTAGTCCTAAAGAGTTTCACTTGCATACTGTTAAGCGAACCATGCATCTAGGTCTTTGGTATCCAAAGGATACATCTTTTGACATAACTGGCTTCTCCAATCCCGATTATGCGAGTAGTCTCTTAGATAGAAAAAGCACTTCTAGAACTTGTCATTTTTTAGGAGAATGTCTATTTTCTTAG